The following nucleotide sequence is from Kineosporia sp. NBRC 101731.
GCGCACGGAACACCCGGTCGGTCAGATTGCCGACGGCGCCGCCGAGCAGCAGACCGAGCGCCACGGCCCAGCCCCAGTGCCCGAGCGTGCGGGAGATCCGGATGATGAACACGGCCACCGCGATGGCGACGACCGAGAAGATCCAGGTCGAGCCGGTGGCCAGGGAGAACGCGGCGCCGGGGTTGCGGATCAGGTAGAAGCCGAAGAGGTCACCGACCACGTCGACCCGGCCCTCGCCCGTCAGTTCCTTCACCGCGAGGTACTTGGTCAGCTGGTCCAGCCCCAGGACGACCAGGGCAATCAGTG
It contains:
- the lspA gene encoding signal peptidase II; this translates as MTEPTPPTTSPVDPGPTESAAPRRKKAYAAAVPLIALVVLGLDQLTKYLAVKELTGEGRVDVVGDLFGFYLIRNPGAAFSLATGSTWIFSVVAIAVAVFIIRISRTLGHWGWAVALGLLLGGAVGNLTDRVFRAPGVFRGHVVDFLALPNWPIFNLADCSITCAAVLIAVLSIIGIGIDGRRVSSEKTAEKTAEKPENA